The proteins below come from a single Dasypus novemcinctus isolate mDasNov1 chromosome 22, mDasNov1.1.hap2, whole genome shotgun sequence genomic window:
- the LOC139437334 gene encoding zinc finger protein 596-like — MAKVHRDHSAFNQHEQIDECCYSHFREHERTPPAQKHYLCHHCGKYFAHCSSLKQHEKTHTGEKPHECHLCGKYFSQHYHLKKHERTHTGEKPYKCHLCGKGFSQRSQLKQHERTHTGEKPYECHLCGKCFSHCSSFKRHERIHTGEKPHECHLCGKYFSQHYHLKKHERTHTGEKSYKCHLCGKGFSQPSQLKQHESTHTGEKSYECHLCGKCFSHCSSLKRHERIHTGEKPHECHLCGKYFSQRYYLQQHERTHTGEKPYKCHLCGKGFSQRSQLKQHERTHTGEKPYECHLCGKRFSHCSSLRYHERIHTGEKPHEYHLCGKYFNCHSHLKRHERTHTGEKPYECHLCDKYFSQRYYLKKHERTHTGEEPYKCHLCGKSFSQYFQLKQHERTHTGEKNP; from the coding sequence ATGGCAAAAGTACACAGGGACCATTCAGCTTTTAATCAGCATGAGCAGATTGATGAATGTTGCTATTCTCATTTTAGAGAACATGAAAGAACTCCTCCGGCCCAGAAACACTATTTATGCCATCATTGTGGGAAATATTTTGCTCATtgctcttcccttaaacaacacgagaagactcacactggagagaaaccccatgaatgtcatctatgtggtaaATACTTCAGTCAACATTATCACCTTAAAAAACAcgagaggactcacactggagagaaaccctataaatgtcatctatgtggcaaagGCTTCAGTCAACGTTCTCaacttaaacaacatgagagaactcacactggtgagaaaccctatgaatgtcatctatgtggtaaATGCTTCAGTCATTGCTCCTCCTTTAAACGTCATGAGAGgatccacactggagagaaaccccatgaatgtcatctatgtggtaaATACTTCAGTCAACATTATCACCTTAAAAAACAcgagaggactcacactggagagaaatcctataaatgtcatctatgtggcaaagGCTTCAGTCAACCTTCTCaacttaaacaacatgagagtactcacactggtgagaaatcctatgaatgtcatctatgtggtaaATGCTTCAGTCATTGCTCCTCCCTTAAACGTCATGAGAGgatccacactggagagaaaccccatgaatgtcatctatgtggtaaATACTTCAGTCAACGTTATTACCTTCAACAACAcgagaggactcacactggagagaaaccctataaatgtcatctatgtggcaaagGCTTCAGTCAACGTTCTCaacttaaacaacatgagagaactcacactggtgagaaaccctatgaatgtcatctatgtggtaaACGCTTCAGTCATTGCTCCTCCCTTAGATATCATGAGAGgatccacactggagagaagccccaCGAATATCATCTATGTGGTAAATACTTCAATTGTCACTCTCACCTTAAACGACAcgagaggactcacactggagagaaaccctatgaatgtcatctatgtgatAAATACTTCAGTCAACGTTATTACCTTAAAAAACAcgagaggactcacactggagaggAACCCTataaatgtcatctatgtggcaaaAGCTTCAGTCAATATTTTCaacttaaacaacatgagagaactcacactggtgagaaaaaCCCATAA